The stretch of DNA TGTTTCAAAGATGACTTCAATCGCTTGTTTAATACGTCCGTTTTCAATGAGTAGCCCGACTTCATCGTATTTCGTTTTATTAGTGAAAGTTTCTTTTTTAGTGACACTATTGTTATACTTTTCCCATCACAGATTTTTCATATTTTTTACATAAGAGGAGCAATTAACATGATAGAACAAAGAAATTTACGCCTGGTCGTATCAGGCTTGCTTTTAGCGATTTTGATGGCTGCGATGGACAATACGATTGTTGCCACTGCACTTGGATCGATATTGGCAGACTTAGGTGGAGTCGAGAGCTACGTGTGGATTACATCAGCATATGCTGTAGCCGTCTTGGCAGGGATGCCAATTTTCGGGAAATTATCCGATATGTATGGTCGCAAACGGTTCTTCGTCTTTGGACTGGCAATTTTCCTGATTGGTTCTGCTTTATGTGGAATCGCACAATCTGTCCCTCAATTGGCTGTATACAGGGCTATTCAAGGAATCGGTGGTGGCGCATTGATGCCGATTGCTTTTACGATTGTCTTTGATATCTTCCCTCCCGAAAAACGCGGAAAAATGACTGGATTATTGGGAGCTGTATTCGGTGCTTCCAGTGTTCTCGGTCCGTTACTTGGAGCCTTTATTACCGACACAATCAGCTGGCACTGGGTGTTTTATGTGAATGTGCCAATCGGAATTGTATCTCTATTTCTGATTCTGAAATTCTACAAAGAAACGAAGCAAAATGCAAAACTTAAGATTGATTGGCTTGGCGCCATCACCTTGATAACAGCTGTTGTCAGCCTAATGTTTGGACTAGAGCTCGCCGGCAAAGAATTTGCCTGGAGTTCATGGCAAAGCTACACATTATTCGGGATTTTCATTGTGTTTTTGATTGTCTTCTTATGGGCAGAAACGAAAGCATCCGAACCAATCATTTCGTTTTGGATGTTCAAAAACCGTCTGTTCGCTTCTTCACAAGTACTCGCATTTATTTTTGGTGCGACATTTGTCGGATTGACGATTTTCATACCTATTTTTGTTCAAGCCGTGTATGGGGGTTCCGCGACGAATGCCGGTATTATTCTGATGCCGATGTTACTTGGATCTGTTGCCGGAAGTGCATTCGCAGGGATTGCACAAACCAAAATTTCCTATCAGAAAATAATGGCTATATCCGTAGTTTTCTACGCAATTGGAATGGCATTCATGTCGACAATTTCTCCTGAAACAAGCCGTATTTTACTTACTTTGTATATGGTATTGGTTGGGATGGGCGTAGGGTTTTCATTTTCATTACTGCCTTCGGCGAGTATGCATAAGATGGATTATCGCCATCGCGGTTCTGCCAACTCGACAAATTCATTTTTCCGGTCATTGGGTTTGGCGCTGGGTATTACCATATTCGGGTCATTGCAGACGAAATTGATGACTAATGAAATACAAGACAAGCTTGGGGGTTCTGGTCAAGATGCATCGCAGACAATTGACAATTTACAGACCGTATTCCAACCCGAACAACGACAGATGATTCCATCAAACATTTTGGATGTCATTATCAATGCCATGTCGAATTCCATCTCGGCTACTTTCCTTTGGTCACTCATCCCGATTGCCATTGCAATCGTTGCTGTATATTTCATGGGGAATGAGAAGCTGGAAGTTTCAAAAGAAAAGTAACTGAAGACGACAATAATTAAAGGGCTTTTCCTCCGTCATGAATGATGATGACGGAAAAAGCCCTGTTTTTGTGTATTACCCCTCAACATCGACAAATAGACTGAGGAGAAATCCAGCACAAAATATTGCCAGTAAAAAAGACGGTACTGCCAGTACTATTTTCAACCACGTGGGAGTGTCCTTGAACCTGTTAAATAACCGGAAAGCAAACCACAAATGCATCCAACTAATGATGGTACGAATGATGGCGCTTTCCATCTTCATGTCATCGAAATGAACATATCGCTGAAGATTATCCATATCAGCAAAGAGGATTCCCATAAAAGCTAGTGCAGTTATGAAAAAGAGTAGACGAAAAATCTGAAATGATCTAAAATCCTAGGTCTCATTGATTGATGGCATTCAAAAATGCCACTCCATATTTCTCAAGTTTATTGGCACCTACACCACTGACTTCAAGAAACTCTTCCTCGGTTTTCGGACGTTTGGCACACATGTCTTTCAATGTTTTATCCGAGAAGATGACAAATGGCGGAACATTTGATTCGTCAGCCAATCGCTTTCTCACGATGCGCAGTTCTTCAAATAACGGATCATTGTCAGTAACTTGTTGGGTAACAATCGCCCCTTTGCGAAGGACTTTTTGATTTCCTTTCAGTACTTCTTTACTTTTCTCGGTAACATATATTGTTGGAAATGATCCATGTTCGACTGCGAGTAAGTCCTGTGAAATCATGAACTCCATCAAGTTCGCTACATCTTTCGCACTGTAGTGCTTTAATATACCGTACGTTGTCAGTCTGTCAAATCCAAATTCAATTACCTTTTTGTTTCTGGATCCCGTCAGTACTTGGGCTGTCAGCATTTTTCCGAATTTCTGTCCCATTCGAATGACGCATGAAAGGACCATTTGGACATCTTGTGTAACGTCCTGACTTTCTCGTTGATCGGTGCAATTGCTACATTGGCCGCAAACGCCTGCATCGGCGTCACCAAAATAGTGAATGATGAATTGCTGCAGACAATTTTCTGTATGACAGTAGTCAACCATTCCCTGCAACTTGATGAGTTCGCCGGGTATACGACTTGGGTCTTGTGCTTGATCAATCAGGAATCGTTGGGTCTGAACATCCTGTGAGGCATAGAGTACAACACACGCACTCGGCAATCCATCACGACCTGCACGTCCTGCCTCCTGGTAATAACTCTCCATATTTTTCGGCAGTTGATAATGGATAACATAGCGAATATTTGATTTGTCGATACCCATTCCAAAGGCATTTGTCGCCACCATCACCTGGACTTCATCTTTAAGGAAACGTTCCTGCTCATAGGTGCGGTCCTCATCGAACATACCGCCGTGATATTTTGCCACGCTAATTCCTCGTTTTTGCAGCATGTCGTGAATATGATTGACTGTTTTTCGAGTAGCTGCATAAATAATGCCTGATTCGTTTTCATTTTTCATTAAATAATCTTTGACAAATTTTTCACGGTCTTGTCCACGAATAACAGAGAATGTTAAATTTGATCGTTCAAAACCGGTCATTACAGTGTTTTCTTCCGTGATATTCAGAATTCGGCAAATGTCTTCGCGCACTTGTGGTGTGGCAGTGGCAGTTAATGCAAGGACTGTCGGTTTATTCGGGAAAAGCTCGGTCATTCGACTGATTAATCGGTAACTTGGACGGAAATCATGTCCCCATTGAGAAATACAATGTGCTTCGTCAACAGCTATCAATGGTACTGGAATATCCCGAAGTTCATTCAAAAAGGACTGGGAGTCCAATCTTTCTGGGGCAATATATAAAAGTTTGACAGCTCCGCGTTGCACATCATACAGTACTTCACGCACTTCTTCATGACTCAATGAACTATTGATATATGCCGCATGAATGCCCGCTTCCAGTAAGGTATCCACCTGGTCTTTCATTAATGAAATCAATGGAGAAACAACAATCGTAGTACCTTCTAAAACTAGTGCCGGTATTTGATAGCAGATAGATTTCCCGCCACCAGTCGGCATCACGCATATTGAATTGTCGCCATTTAGTACTTGTGTAATTACTTGTTCCTGTCCGGTTCGGAATGACTCATATCCAAAAAAGGTTTGTAAGTATTTTGTTGCTTGTTCTAACACATGTGTCACTCCTTATCTGTTACAGATTGAAAGTTAATGATATTCAAGTTCTTCATTTTTTTGGTAGTACATCGCCCGTGACCCTTTGTGATTCCTCTTTTAATTCATCAATTAACAGCTCCGCTGCTCTACGGTACGAGTTACTGATGTTAACCAGTGAGGTGATCAGAAGAATTTTCTCCAATTTTTCCGCTTCGCTGTCTTTCATTTGGGCCACTTCTTTGTGGACATCTATTGCTCTTTTTTGGAATTCCGACTCGAAATCCGAGGCATTCCCACTCTGAATAGCAAGATAGCTATTATAGAATTTTTCTAACTCAAAGTCTTCATTTGTCAGTTTGGAATTAAGACCGTCCAGCGTTGACTTAATGTCATTGATTGATAGAGCACCTTTTAATTGATAGACCAAACTGATCAAGATGAGATGCTTCTTCGAATATTTTTTATTTTTTATAGGAATGAACAGCTTCGCTTTCGCATAGTTGTTGATCATAGTTTTGGTCAAAACTTTTTCTTCTTCATTGCGCTTTGTACTTTTAAAAGTGTGATCAAATAATTGAATGACTTGATCCATATATAAATCGATATCGGGCATTTCCTGAAGTGAAATGTTCTTCTCTAAAGAAAGTTTCCTCAATAATTCTTGTGTGTTTTCCATCTTGTATCCCTCGGTTTTCATTGGCATTTAGTAGTTTCAGTGTAACTTAAAAAAGACCAAGCGTAAATATTGACTAGATGGTGATATAGTTATATCGTTAAACATAGTATTAATAACTACATATTGAATTGGGGGCATTTAAATGCACGCTTATATTCGAGAACCTTTTAATAGTTTATCTCATTTAGTCGGTGCGGTATTATCTGTCATTGCGTTAATTGCTATGACTGTCAAAGCATCTATAAGTGATGTGCCTGTTCTTCATATTGTCGCCGTTATCATATTTGGCATCAGCATGGTTTTATTGTATACAGCATCCGCCACTTATCATATGGTACTTGCGAAGGACAATGTCATTGCTTTTTTCAGAAGACTTGATCACTCCATGATTTTTTTGTTGATTGCAGGATCGTACGCTCCTTTCTGCTTAATTGCTCTAAACGGCAAGAATGGATTTGTTTTATTTTCTGTCGTTACTGGTTTAGCGATCGCAGGTATTCTGTTTAAAATGGTGTGGTTCAACTGTCCGCGATGGCTTTCCACTGCGCTTTATATTGGAATGGGTTGGATTATTGTTTTTCTTGCCTCACCACTTGCGGCAACTTTAAGTGCGAAGGGACTTTGGTTGCTCGTTGTTGGTGGAATCATGTACACAATAGGAGGCATCATCTACGGTGCCAAGCCCGGTTTCCTGCAATCCAAATACCTCGGTTTTCATGAAATTTTCCACATCTTCATTTTACTTGGAACCCTTTGTCACTTTTTAAGTGTATATATGTACGTTTTATAGAAAAGTAACTAAGTGCCAGGCACCGGTTTTCTCAGAAACCTTTGTCTGGCACTTTTGTGTTTTTACAACTTGCGAATGAGTAGAACCCAAACGCTTCTTTGACAAAGCCATATACTAACTCGAATACAGTTTAAAGGAGGTACTCATTTTGGTTAATCAATTTCCCCCATTTTTACCTGGTGATGACTCGCCAAACTTCCCTGGACGTGGCCCTGGATTCCCACCAGGCTTCCCTGGACAAGGAGGATTCCCAGGTCAAGGTGGTTTCCCCGGGCAAGGTCCTGGATTCCCTGGTCAAGGAGGAGGCCAACAACCTTCAGGCGGCCCGCCGTCTGGTCCACCACCATCTTTCGTTCCTCAGCAAGCTGCTGGTGCTCGAGGTGGAGTTTCGGCTTTTG from Paenisporosarcina sp. FSL H8-0542 encodes:
- a CDS encoding MDR family MFS transporter, translating into MIEQRNLRLVVSGLLLAILMAAMDNTIVATALGSILADLGGVESYVWITSAYAVAVLAGMPIFGKLSDMYGRKRFFVFGLAIFLIGSALCGIAQSVPQLAVYRAIQGIGGGALMPIAFTIVFDIFPPEKRGKMTGLLGAVFGASSVLGPLLGAFITDTISWHWVFYVNVPIGIVSLFLILKFYKETKQNAKLKIDWLGAITLITAVVSLMFGLELAGKEFAWSSWQSYTLFGIFIVFLIVFLWAETKASEPIISFWMFKNRLFASSQVLAFIFGATFVGLTIFIPIFVQAVYGGSATNAGIILMPMLLGSVAGSAFAGIAQTKISYQKIMAISVVFYAIGMAFMSTISPETSRILLTLYMVLVGMGVGFSFSLLPSASMHKMDYRHRGSANSTNSFFRSLGLALGITIFGSLQTKLMTNEIQDKLGGSGQDASQTIDNLQTVFQPEQRQMIPSNILDVIINAMSNSISATFLWSLIPIAIAIVAVYFMGNEKLEVSKEK
- a CDS encoding hemolysin III family protein; amino-acid sequence: MHAYIREPFNSLSHLVGAVLSVIALIAMTVKASISDVPVLHIVAVIIFGISMVLLYTASATYHMVLAKDNVIAFFRRLDHSMIFLLIAGSYAPFCLIALNGKNGFVLFSVVTGLAIAGILFKMVWFNCPRWLSTALYIGMGWIIVFLASPLAATLSAKGLWLLVVGGIMYTIGGIIYGAKPGFLQSKYLGFHEIFHIFILLGTLCHFLSVYMYVL
- a CDS encoding DUF1836 domain-containing protein gives rise to the protein MENTQELLRKLSLEKNISLQEMPDIDLYMDQVIQLFDHTFKSTKRNEEEKVLTKTMINNYAKAKLFIPIKNKKYSKKHLILISLVYQLKGALSINDIKSTLDGLNSKLTNEDFELEKFYNSYLAIQSGNASDFESEFQKRAIDVHKEVAQMKDSEAEKLEKILLITSLVNISNSYRRAAELLIDELKEESQRVTGDVLPKK
- the recQ gene encoding DNA helicase RecQ, whose amino-acid sequence is MLEQATKYLQTFFGYESFRTGQEQVITQVLNGDNSICVMPTGGGKSICYQIPALVLEGTTIVVSPLISLMKDQVDTLLEAGIHAAYINSSLSHEEVREVLYDVQRGAVKLLYIAPERLDSQSFLNELRDIPVPLIAVDEAHCISQWGHDFRPSYRLISRMTELFPNKPTVLALTATATPQVREDICRILNITEENTVMTGFERSNLTFSVIRGQDREKFVKDYLMKNENESGIIYAATRKTVNHIHDMLQKRGISVAKYHGGMFDEDRTYEQERFLKDEVQVMVATNAFGMGIDKSNIRYVIHYQLPKNMESYYQEAGRAGRDGLPSACVVLYASQDVQTQRFLIDQAQDPSRIPGELIKLQGMVDYCHTENCLQQFIIHYFGDADAGVCGQCSNCTDQRESQDVTQDVQMVLSCVIRMGQKFGKMLTAQVLTGSRNKKVIEFGFDRLTTYGILKHYSAKDVANLMEFMISQDLLAVEHGSFPTIYVTEKSKEVLKGNQKVLRKGAIVTQQVTDNDPLFEELRIVRKRLADESNVPPFVIFSDKTLKDMCAKRPKTEEEFLEVSGVGANKLEKYGVAFLNAINQ
- a CDS encoding transporter, translating into MVNQFPPFLPGDDSPNFPGRGPGFPPGFPGQGGFPGQGGFPGQGPGFPGQGGGQQPSGGPPSGPPPSFVPQQAAGARGGVSAFAVDPGAIRGCLFRFTFIWLRNGRSFWFFPTFVGRQSVAGWRWNGRRWTYYGTDLDRISSFQCF